The following proteins are encoded in a genomic region of Agelaius phoeniceus isolate bAgePho1 chromosome 17, bAgePho1.hap1, whole genome shotgun sequence:
- the EIF6 gene encoding eukaryotic translation initiation factor 6, whose protein sequence is MAVRASFENNNELGCFAKLTNAYCLVAIGGSENFYSVFEGELFGTIPVVHASIAGCRIIGRMCVGNRHGLLVPSSTTDQELQHIRNSLPDSVRIQRVEERLSALGNVTTCNDYVALVHPDLDRETEEILADVLKVEVFRQTVADQVLVGSYCVFSNQGGIVHPKTSIDDQDELSSLLQVPLVAGTVNRGSEVIAAGMVVNDWCAFCGLDTTSTELSVIESIFRLNEAQPSTIATNMRDSLIDSLT, encoded by the exons ATGGCGGTCCGCGCCAGCTTCGAGAACAACAACGAGCTGGGCTGCTTCGCCAAGCTCACCAACGCCTATTGCCTCGTGGCCATCGGCGGCTCCGAGAACTTCTACAG CGTGTTCGAGGGGGAGCTCTTCGGGACCATCCCGGTGGTTCACGCCTCCATCGCCGGCTGCCGCATCATCGGCAGGATGTGTGTGG GGAACAGGCACGGGCTGCTGGTGCCGAGCAGCACGACagaccaggagctgcagcacatcCGGAACAGCCTCCCTGACTCCGTGCGCATCCAGCGCGTGGAGGAGCGGCTCTCGGCCCTGGGCAACGTCACCACCTGCAACGACTACGTGGCTCTGGTGCACCCGGACCTGGACAGG GAGACAGAAGAGATCCTGGCAGATGTGCTGAAGGTGGAGGTGTTCAGACAAACAGTAGCAGACCAGGTGCTGGTTGGAAGTTACTGTGTGTTCAGTAACCAGGGAGGAATCGTGCACCCCAAGACTTCGATCGATGACCAGGATGAGCTCTCTTCTTTGCTGCAGGTCCCACTCGTG GCGGGCACGGTGAACCGCGGCAGCGAGGTGATCGCCGCGGGGATGGTGGTCAACGACTGGTGCGCCTTCTGCGGGCTGGACACCACCAGCACCGAGCTCTCCGTCATCGAGAGCATCTTCAGGCTCAACGAGGCTCAGCCCAGCACTATCGCCACCAACATGAGGGATTCCCTCATTGACAG CCTGACATGA